A stretch of Besnoitia besnoiti strain Bb-Ger1 chromosome III, whole genome shotgun sequence DNA encodes these proteins:
- a CDS encoding DNA-directed RNA polymerase III RPC5 (encoded by transcript BESB_047880): MESKSAGLEGEREAAMAETVESGDEEDGVLFVDGEDEEMGDAPPPGESSQHADEEATAKKVSLSPVSSSASAPPRASHRGVKAEDRLVSSDNSESGEEEEETEEEDGESDDDDDPVVREIDVYVRRLDTSSAASVYVLQYPLRPLYRPYGDHGQLLEVAYRERQRTLQFTYGLHTAGENFDPSHPMNVEAERAFYATAGADDRAGPDGVSSGAGALGGSPQDRRGLERERAQAHEVRPKHILKSQRALAGDCSYAVGILKKNKLFITPVDHVLQFRPDFTPIDRLQQNAAAYAASGSGGRHAFPSDASSARKKGGDAERDERPEPGTGAAAERGAGAMFAANLGEGRAKISHSRQRDIEESEEWLSLETFYDADTSEALDIIRTLCSTQVEAEEDEEKKTSANSGEDLLADLSASAPTPPPASAASAVSAGSPLAPAASGSQDILFVSNTRGYLRSLCGTAADRSGAASGSAQSASQATGPLGYGALAKLSPDQQVFTILRHRHVESFATIQRLLTTPMSEADLLRILLQYAVLVLGNWAIKSMYVYDDMYEISCRDLLLALLIRSGATSAAPSGRPGEAFSPPSSVGLPKEAFRSATRLPAEKVTLMLQEVAVCSSSAWRLKLPPDSAFLAAHPSIQKHFDLWWKQRLQQVVKEVHQRRDARKQPPRLLCAADEGKAAVVSPALLQLAGRLCASSLKTQGAQTFKQLREMLNGKNQDFVGITDRDLERVLQTVAVQVGTVWLSPKVGNPQIDLYRDSLISILKSQTAPHSKAQIVQELAQALNRHVDLPDFTLRKLLRELAVNEGGFWAFKGRVKETQDAETDV; encoded by the exons ATGGAGAGCAAGAGCGCAGgcctcgagggcgagcgcgaggcggccaTGGCGGAGACCgtggagagcggagacgaggaagacggggTTCTCTTCgtggacggcgaagacgaggagatgggcgacgcgccgccgcctggggAGTCTTCGCAGCACGCCGATGAGGAAGCGACAGCAAAGAAggtgtctctttctcctgtgtcgtcgtccgcctctgcgccgcccagAGCTTCGCATCGGGGAGTCAAGGCAGAAGACCGTCTGGTTTCTTCAGACAAcagcgagagcggagaggaggaagaggagacggaagaagaggacggcgagagcgatgacgacgacgacccCGTCGTCAGAGAGATCGACGTTTACGTTCGGCGGCTGGATACGTCCAGCGCCGCTTCGGTCTACGTCCTTCAATATCCTCTCAGGCCTCTCTACCGGCCCTACGGAGATCACGGACAGCTTCTCGAG GTGGCGTATCGTGAGCGGCAGCGCACGCTGCAGTTTACCTATGGGCTGCACACGGCTGGGGAGAATTTCGACCCGAGTCACCCGATGAACGTCGAGGCCGAGCGGGCCTTCTACGCGACGGCGGGAGCGGACGACCGCGCGGGGCCTgacggcgtctcctcgggcgccggcgcgttgggcggctcgccgcaggATCGCCGAGGgctggagagggagagggcgcagGCTCACGAGGTCCGCCCGAAGCACATCCTGAAGAGTcagcgcgcgctcgcgggcgactGCAGCTACGCAGTCGGCATCCTGAAGAAGAACAAACTCTTCATCACCCCCGTGGATCACGTGCTTCAGTTCCGCCCCGATTTCACCCCGATCGACCGGTTGCAGCAGAACGCGGCGGCGtacgcggcgagcggctccGGCGGCAGACATGCGTTCCCCAGCGACGCCAGCTCCGCGCGCAagaagggaggcgacgcagagcgagatGAGCGCCCGGAGCCAGgcacgggcgccgccgccgagcgcggagCCGGCGCCATGTTCGCCGCGAAcctcggcgaaggccgcgccaaGATCTCACACAGCAGACAGAGGGACatcgaggagagcgaggagtgGCTCAGTCTTGAG ACATTCTACGACGCAGACACGTCTGAAGCACTGGATATCATTCGCACGCTGTGCAGTACGCAAgtcgaggcggaagaagacgaagagaaaaaaacttCTGCAA ATTCCGGTGAAGACCTGTTAGCCgacctctctgcctccgcgccgaccccgccgcctgcgtctgctgcgtctgctgtgtctgctgggtctccgctggcgccggcTGCATCTGGGAGTCAGGACATTCTCTTCGTCTCAAACACGAGGGGGTACCTGCGCTCGCTGTGCGGCACGGCGGCCGATCGAAGtggcgccgcctcaggcagcgcccagagcgcctcgcaggccacAGGGCCGCTGGGCTACGGCGCGCTCGCCAAGCTGTCGCCCGACCAACAG GTGTTTACGATTTTGCGTCACCGGCACGTGGAGAGTTTTGCGACGATTCAGCGTCTGCTGACGACGCCGATGAGCGAGGCAGACTTGCTGCGGATCCTGCTCCAGTACGCGGTGCTTGTGCTGGGCAACTGGGCGATCAAGTCCATGTATGTCTACGACGACATGTACGAAATCAGCTGCCGAGacctccttctcgcgctgctcatccgcagcggcgccacctccgcggcgcccagcggTCGCCCTGGAGAGGCCttttcgccgccgtcctccgtCGGCCTGCCGAAGGAGGCGTTTcgcagcgccacgcggctgcctgcagagaaagtCACGCTGATGCTTCAAGAG GTGGCTGTTTGCTCTTCGTCGGCGTGGCGGCTGAAGCTGCCCCCGGacagcgccttcctcgcggcgcatcCTTCGATTCAAAAACACTTTGACCTTTGGTggaagcagcggctgcagcaagTCGTCAAGGAAGTCCATCaacgccgagacgcgcgtAAGCAGCCACCCCGTCTACTGT gcgctgcggacgaGGGGAAGGCCGCCGTAgtctcgcctgcgttgcTTCAGCTCGCAGGTCGTCTCTGTGCCTCTTCGCTCAAGACGCAAGGCGCACAGACGTTCAAACAGCTACGCGAGATGCTCAACGGGAAAAACCAAGACTTCGTCGGCATCACAGATCGCGACCTCGAGCGCGTCCTGCAGACTGTCGCAGTTCAAGTCGG AACCGTCTGGCTGTCTCCAAAAGTCGGCAACCCGCAGATTGACCTCTATCGGGACAGTTTGATTTCGATTTTGAAGTcgcagacagcgccgcaTTCGAAGGCGCAGATCGTCCAG GAACTAGCCCAGGCCCTGAATCGGCACGTCGACCTGCCGGACTTCACGCTGCGCAAGCTGCTTAG GGAGCTCGCAGTCAACGAGGGCGGTTTTTGGGCGTTCAAGGGCCGCGTCAAGGAGACtcaggacgcggagacagacgtTTAG
- a CDS encoding hypothetical protein (encoded by transcript BESB_047890), which produces MNGTQGDAAASRPARRGDNAPPQKNGKKEQTQQAPRQRRKRQEPLEVVGQTEAQAKRSKRVKLSLASPYQKQSFGTNMTPEQEKSLLDALQTCGAQARAAGVPLRRFVVCGVNEVTSALESHQRALFLSSLPRSYSSTPPPLASARRLHPSPRAASSPPPVTEALSASSSASFSSSACSSSSSAPAASPHAAPVEASPLATAAPPSPAESSAGDAREGGGSTAASLRPESGERGATHTESCQNGETAARSATPLAETSEDLQTSGAGRGEREPRAFGEGAARKGHEGTGAQTLEGEAAPAGRPVEAAGAAQEASSAQRTKKAGEKADKGQAEGRLHSEGAECLVAAIGIVHTGLGARIVQHLPLMASLLGVPCLCFRNAGTALCDIFGLPCVAAFAILRAPAPWHSASSSPSSLALLARSTGESSDAPSQDSAVGLRAAIASFLSLSASLSPPSSASSYPFFLPRQVASNSCVAERAVVSLCASPASESPQESAGGEGAGRRREETRREADNAAETAAAPRPGVSVGSSAVGFHLRSACLATSFCDPIEGEAGSKKTRRALRRKTRRERRKRILKKAQERRAAVSKQASGEMKA; this is translated from the exons ATGAACGGCACCCAgggggacgccgcggcttccaGGCCGGCGCGAAGGGGCGAcaacgcgcctccgcagaagaacgggaagaaggagcagacgcagcaggcgcctcgccagcggcggaagcggcagGAGCCACTGGAAGTTGTTgggcagacagaggcgcaggcgaagcgaagcAAACGCGTGAAgctctccctcgcgtcgccttACCAGAAGCAGTCTTTCGG GACGAACATGACGCCTGAACAAGAGAAGTCTCTGCTCGACGCGCTTCAAAC CTGTGGTGCGCAAGCTCGGGCGGCTGGCGTGCCGTTGAGACGCTTCGTCGTGTGCGGCGTCAACGAAGTCACTTCCGCTCTTGAGTCGCACCAGCGCgccctttttctctcttctctccctcgttcCTATTCCTCCACACCCCCCccgctcgcgtcggcgcgtcgcctccatccctcgccgcgcgcagcgtcctccccgccgccggtCACCgaggctctctctgcttcgtcctcggcctcgttttcttcttctgcttgctccagttcttcttccgcgccggctgcttcTCCACACGCAGCGCCGGTGGAAGCCTCGCCGTTGGCTACTGCAGCCCCGCCTAGTCCCGCGGAATcaagcgcgggcgacgcgcgagagggtGGCGGCAGCACTGCTGCTTCGCTTCGCCCCGAGTCGGGAGAGAGGGGAGCGACACACACAGAGTCATGCCAGAACGGTGAAACCGCAGCACGTTCCGCCACACCGCTGGCAGAGACCTCAGAGGACTTGCAGACGTCGGGGgccggccgcggagagagagagccgcgcgcgttcggagaaggcgccgcgcgcaaaGGCCACGAAGGGACTGGCGCCCAGACgctcgaaggcgaggcggcaccGGCGGGAAGACCCGTggaggctgcgggcgctgctcaGGAAGCCTCGTCGGCACAGAGAACCAAGAAAGCGGGAGAGAAAGCCGACAAGGGGCAAGCTGAGGGGCGTTTGCACTCCGAGGGCGCAGAGTGTCTCGTAGCCGCGATCGGCATCGTGCACACAGGGCTAGGCGCGCGCATTGTCCAGCATCTGCCTCTCATGGCCTCGCTGCTCGGCGTCCCCTGTCTCTGCTTCAGAAACGCAGG GACAGCCTTGTGCGACATATTCGGCCTTCCCTGCGTCGCAGCGTTCGCGATTCTgcgcgctccagcgccttgGCATtctgcttcgtcgtctccgtctagcctcgccctccttgcCCGATCTACCGGAGAGTCCAGTGATGCCCCATCACAGGACTCTGCcgtcggcctgcgcgccgcgattGCATCTTTTCTTTCActttcggcgtctctctctccgccctcttcggcgtcctcctACCCCTTCTTCCTGCCTCGACAGGTGGCCTCGAACTCCTGCGTTGCCGAGCGAGCCGTTGTCAGTctgtgcgcgtcgcccgcctctgaGTCTCCACAGGAGTCAgcgggcggagaaggagctgGGCGGCGTAGGGAGGAGACCCGACGCGAAGCGGAcaacgcagcggagacggccgccgcgccgcggcctggtGTCTCTGTTGGCTCGTCTGCTGTGGGGTTCCATCTACGCAGCGCGTGCTTGGCCACGTCCTTCTGCGACCCTatcgagggagaggcgggaagcaagaagacgcggcgcgcgctgcgccggaagaccagaagggagaggcggaaaCGCATCCtcaagaaggcgcaggaaaggcgagcggcggtTTCGAAGCAGGCCTCTGGAGAGATGAAGGCGTAG